The Phycisphaerales bacterium AB-hyl4 genome contains a region encoding:
- the der gene encoding ribosome biogenesis GTPase Der, protein MLPRIVIVGRPNVGKSSLLNMLAGRRVSIVDPTAGVTRDRISTLIEIPPAERGGVVRHAELIDTGGYGVEDVQQLTAEIERQIARGLADADLVLFVVDAQSGLMPLDHTVAKLLRSESAQAAGRKGGRPVLMVTNKVDAEKHEAEAFESLKLGFGDPVMVSANTGHNKHELYDRIREHIDFDHREGADNEASDIETGILLAMVGKRNAGKSTLVNALAGDERVIVSEQEGTTRDSVDVRIEIDGQVLTAIDTAGVRKRKSLADDIEFYSYHRSLRSIRRADVCLLLIDSTVPTSQVDRQLVTELLRHHRPTVIVVNKWDLAEKQYTQEEYVDYLDESIKAMTYAPIAFISAKQGEGVREMLAMAMNLYEQASHRVSTSEMNQVIEQVMEERGPSSKGGKRAKIYYGTQTDVRPPTITLFVNDPELFDNNYQRFLLNRFRDLLPFSEVPIHLQFRQRGRHAVEG, encoded by the coding sequence ATGCTTCCTCGCATTGTTATTGTTGGCCGACCGAACGTCGGCAAATCCAGTTTGTTGAACATGCTCGCCGGCCGACGGGTGAGCATTGTCGATCCGACTGCGGGCGTCACGCGCGACCGCATCAGCACGTTGATCGAAATCCCCCCTGCCGAGCGCGGCGGCGTGGTACGTCATGCCGAGTTGATCGACACGGGCGGCTACGGCGTGGAAGACGTGCAGCAACTCACCGCCGAGATCGAGCGGCAGATCGCGCGCGGCCTGGCGGATGCAGACCTGGTGCTGTTTGTCGTCGATGCGCAGAGCGGGTTGATGCCATTGGACCACACGGTGGCGAAGCTGCTGCGCAGCGAGTCGGCACAGGCGGCGGGTCGCAAGGGTGGTCGGCCGGTGCTGATGGTGACGAACAAGGTTGACGCCGAGAAGCATGAAGCCGAAGCGTTCGAGTCGCTGAAACTCGGGTTCGGCGATCCAGTGATGGTGTCGGCCAACACGGGGCATAACAAACATGAGTTGTACGATCGCATTCGCGAACATATCGACTTCGATCATCGTGAAGGCGCAGACAACGAAGCGAGCGATATCGAGACCGGTATCCTGCTGGCGATGGTGGGCAAGCGGAACGCGGGCAAGAGCACGCTGGTCAATGCGCTTGCGGGCGACGAGCGGGTGATCGTGTCGGAACAGGAAGGGACGACGCGCGATTCGGTCGATGTGCGAATTGAAATCGATGGGCAGGTATTGACGGCGATCGACACCGCGGGCGTTCGCAAGCGGAAGAGCCTGGCGGACGACATCGAGTTTTACTCGTATCACCGTTCGCTGCGGAGCATTCGCCGGGCCGACGTGTGCCTGCTGCTGATTGATTCGACGGTGCCGACGAGCCAGGTGGATCGGCAGTTGGTGACGGAGTTGTTGCGGCATCATCGGCCGACGGTGATCGTGGTGAACAAGTGGGATCTTGCGGAGAAACAATACACGCAGGAAGAATATGTCGACTATCTGGATGAGTCGATCAAGGCGATGACGTACGCGCCGATTGCGTTTATCAGCGCCAAGCAAGGCGAGGGTGTGCGGGAAATGCTCGCGATGGCAATGAACCTGTACGAGCAGGCGAGCCATCGCGTGTCGACGAGCGAGATGAACCAGGTGATCGAGCAGGTGATGGAAGAACGCGGACCGAGCAGCAAGGGCGGTAAGCGGGCCAAGATTTATTACGGCACGCAGACCGACGTGCGGCCGCCCACGATTACGTTGTTTGTCAATGATCCGGAACTGTTCGACAACAACTATCAGCGGTTTCTATTGAACCGGTTTCGCGATCTGCTGCCTTTCAGTGAAGTGCCGATTCACTTGCAGTTCCGGCAACGCGGGCGGCATGCGGTGGAGGGGTGA
- the tsaB gene encoding tRNA (adenosine(37)-N6)-threonylcarbamoyltransferase complex dimerization subunit type 1 TsaB has protein sequence MRDGSTYNLAIETASRAGSLALGRGDALLATVDLPVQRRHRVGLLPGVATLCEAHGVTAEQLGEVYVSLGPGSFTGLRVAMASAVTLSVANASMRLVGVPTLDVLARNTPSEYASVAVCLNVKRGSAWCGVFVRHDDDWQATVEPGLRSMDELLAVSPRPTAVLGDPLPTLPDPLPTDVTVLPSELARPRAEAVWRLGRLLAQEGRYTASTALLPIYARPPEAVTLWDQRHRPTQASTGMNTKLETRN, from the coding sequence ATGCGCGACGGTTCGACTTATAACCTGGCGATCGAAACGGCCAGCCGAGCGGGTTCGCTTGCGCTGGGGCGTGGCGATGCGCTGCTGGCGACGGTCGACCTGCCGGTGCAGCGCCGGCATCGTGTGGGGCTGCTGCCGGGGGTGGCGACGCTTTGTGAGGCGCATGGGGTGACGGCTGAGCAGTTGGGCGAGGTTTATGTTTCGCTGGGGCCGGGCTCGTTTACGGGACTGCGGGTGGCGATGGCCAGCGCGGTGACGTTGAGTGTTGCGAATGCGTCGATGCGGCTCGTGGGCGTGCCGACGCTGGATGTGCTTGCGCGGAACACGCCGAGTGAGTATGCCTCGGTCGCGGTGTGCTTGAACGTGAAGCGTGGGTCGGCATGGTGCGGGGTCTTTGTCCGGCATGATGATGATTGGCAGGCGACCGTTGAGCCGGGGCTGCGGTCGATGGATGAGCTGCTGGCGGTTTCGCCGCGGCCGACGGCAGTGCTGGGCGATCCGCTGCCGACGTTGCCCGACCCGCTGCCAACGGATGTGACGGTGTTGCCGAGCGAGCTGGCGCGGCCGCGTGCCGAGGCGGTGTGGCGGCTCGGTCGGCTATTGGCGCAAGAAGGTCGTTACACTGCATCGACGGCGTTGTTGCCGATATACGCCCGGCCGCCGGAGGCGGTGACGTTGTGGGACCAGCGTCACCGGCCGACGCAGGCGTCGACTGGAATGAACACGAAACTCGAAACCCGAAATTAG